From the genome of Mycobacterium dioxanotrophicus, one region includes:
- a CDS encoding DUF6398 domain-containing protein, which translates to MSRKDRRGSRPRRSGDGPDLLSDVGRALSDPDPLNLLSMVSMLLWITDSRQENPFTPADHGRPTLDELVESFIGVPCPETTALLAVIAEMSAGNDVLRARIRRELATRPAPETPWLAELSSPTVTRAVRMSHELGDGDDIMIAARLASGHQFTCVVYIDHNVGTLVKDAFVLPASMDQILSMSQQAAEDGTRWDGMHLADARAWVDEGIQRAAMTIPPFESESWPGCRALVEWVTRTLPTGGVGHRTPEWDSRKSKRLAHQFFASRYGQRFDDDEHRDLLDTLLWFGTDYGSGDPLRWSNVKVEMLLADWIPRKIAAAADHLAKAPNLMRAYVAFAHTEAGIGTRWTDEALAAIDAFEPQYQREIRNPGVQGPEALLAQLGIDMGMDHGQRKLDELAACVGGHDELDHLDDVPLPDEPFRWDGITGEATSRVRDILTLTDRCCEEVLDVEYRTACRRLLARVAANDPTSFGRGRVETVAGAVVWIIGKANNLFRYPAGGMQVKDLMAHFGIQQGGVSQRATTLLRAGGFDSDTVGLRLGSVNYLVSERRRSIIAQRNACRDD; encoded by the coding sequence ATGTCCAGAAAGGACCGCAGAGGCAGCCGGCCGAGGCGCAGTGGTGACGGGCCCGACCTGCTCAGCGATGTGGGCCGTGCCTTGTCCGACCCGGATCCGCTCAACCTGCTGTCGATGGTCAGCATGCTGCTCTGGATCACGGACAGTCGCCAGGAGAATCCGTTCACTCCAGCCGACCACGGCAGACCGACGCTCGACGAGCTGGTCGAGTCATTCATCGGCGTTCCGTGTCCCGAGACGACGGCGCTGCTCGCTGTGATCGCAGAGATGTCTGCTGGTAACGATGTGTTGCGCGCCCGCATTCGACGCGAACTCGCGACGCGGCCCGCTCCTGAAACCCCTTGGCTGGCAGAGCTTTCGTCACCGACGGTGACCCGAGCGGTCCGGATGAGTCACGAGCTCGGGGATGGCGACGACATCATGATCGCCGCACGGTTGGCAAGCGGACATCAGTTCACCTGCGTCGTCTACATCGACCACAACGTCGGCACCCTGGTCAAGGATGCGTTCGTGCTTCCCGCCTCAATGGACCAGATCCTTTCGATGTCACAGCAGGCGGCCGAGGACGGCACTCGGTGGGACGGTATGCACCTCGCAGATGCCCGGGCCTGGGTCGACGAGGGAATCCAACGGGCCGCGATGACAATCCCGCCGTTCGAATCTGAGAGCTGGCCGGGCTGCCGCGCCTTGGTTGAATGGGTTACCAGGACACTGCCGACCGGCGGGGTGGGACATCGAACCCCGGAATGGGATTCGCGAAAGTCGAAGCGGTTGGCGCACCAGTTCTTTGCCTCGCGGTACGGACAGCGGTTCGATGACGACGAGCACCGGGACTTGTTGGACACGCTGTTGTGGTTCGGCACCGACTATGGTTCCGGAGACCCGCTGCGCTGGAGCAACGTCAAAGTTGAAATGCTGCTAGCCGACTGGATTCCGCGCAAGATCGCTGCTGCCGCGGACCACTTGGCCAAGGCACCAAATCTGATGCGAGCGTATGTAGCGTTCGCGCATACGGAGGCCGGCATCGGCACACGATGGACCGATGAGGCGCTCGCCGCGATAGATGCCTTTGAACCGCAATACCAGCGTGAAATCCGGAACCCTGGTGTGCAAGGCCCCGAGGCGTTGCTCGCCCAGCTCGGCATCGATATGGGGATGGACCACGGCCAGCGCAAGCTCGATGAGCTCGCGGCGTGTGTGGGTGGCCATGACGAGCTCGACCACCTCGATGACGTCCCGCTACCCGACGAACCATTCCGCTGGGATGGAATCACCGGAGAAGCGACCTCGCGAGTGCGGGATATTCTCACGCTCACCGACCGCTGCTGCGAGGAGGTACTCGACGTCGAATACCGCACCGCATGCCGACGGCTGCTCGCGCGCGTTGCGGCCAACGACCCGACCAGCTTTGGCCGTGGTCGGGTGGAAACTGTTGCCGGCGCTGTGGTGTGGATCATCGGCAAGGCCAACAACCTTTTCCGGTACCCGGCGGGTGGCATGCAGGTGAAGGATCTGATGGCGCATTTCGGGATCCAGCAGGGCGGCGTGTCACAGCGGGCGACCACGCTGCTGCGGGCCGGCGGATTCGACAGCGACACTGTCGGCCTGCGGCTGGGCTCGGTCAATTACCTGGTCTCCGAGCGGCGGCGCTCGATCATCGCCCAGCGAAACGCTTGCCGAGACGATTAG